A genomic window from Malassezia vespertilionis chromosome 6, complete sequence includes:
- the PRO3 gene encoding pyrroline-5-carboxylate reductase (EggNog:ENOG503NVU1; COG:E) has product MHTIAFLGCGTMGTAILSGILDACHQQERGASQESAPLPSQFIATVASEASQQKLTRHFEQMGYAGQVEVMVGDNLGAVRRADATMICVKPYLIEQVLGQDGMRNALDGKLVASIAAGVTIAQIKHLAPSANVVRAMPNTACKIREGMTAIAGPEGPSDRALLTAMFSAVGKCTFVDEKHLDVCTAMAGSGPAFTMVFIDAMVDGGVMMGLPRAQALEIAAQTVQGAARLVQETGQPPAVLKDNVTTPGGCTIAGLLRMEDGGVRGTVARTIQAATERAAELGKK; this is encoded by the coding sequence ATGCACACGATTGCATTTCTGGGCTGCGGTACCATGGGTACCGCCATTCTTTCTGGCATTTTGGATGCTTGCCATCAGCAGGAACGAGGCGCCTCGCAagaaagcgcgccgctcccgTCTCAATTCATCGCGACAGTGGCAAGCGAGGCGTCGCAGCAGAAGCTGACGCGTCATTTTGAACAGATGGGATATGCCGGCCAAGTCGAGGTCATGGTGGGCGATAATCtgggcgcggtgcgccgcgcagatgCCACCATGATTTGCGTCAAGCCATACTTGATTGAGCAAGTTTTGGGTCAGGACGGAATGCGCAATGCACTCGACGGCAAGCTGGTAGCCAGTATTGCAGCAGGCGTCACGATTGCACAAATAAAACACCTCGCACCGAGCGCGAATGTGGTCCGCGCCATGCCCAACACTGCATGCAAGATACGCGAAGGGATGACAGCGATTGCGGGCCCTGAGGGACCCAGCGACCGCGCATTGCTCACTGCCATGTTTTCCGCGGTCGGCAAATGCACCTTTGTGGACGAAAAGCATCTCGACGTGTGCACAGCCATGGCAGGCTCAGGCCCTGCATTTACCATGGTATTCATCGATGCTATGGTCGACGGCGGTGTGATGATGGGTCTCCCtcgcgcgcaggcgctggaaattgcagcgcaaaccgtgcaaggcgcggcgcgtttggTTCAAGAGACGGGGCAGCCGCCTGCAGTGCTCAAGGACAATGTCACCACACCTGGCGGCTGCACCATTGCCGGTCTGTTGCGCATGGAAGACGGTGGCGTGCGTGGCACAGTCGCCCGCACGATCCAGGCCGCTACGGAGCGAGCTGCTGAACTCGGAAAGAAGTAA
- the MON2 gene encoding Endocytosis and vacuole integrity protein (EggNog:ENOG503NUAH; COG:S): MPQRIVSELQALLAETRRKHPDVRQACEAALKQISLDDPAKALETLTSSEPIQQELVDAVVAGCGTRTSKVALNALSLLHRCVMLHVIPTASLGTIIETLHGLPHLRADVDVQFKILQTVSALLVAYPQISSNLLSRTLMLCFVQYEHARVPVVSSTAAATLRQNIMTIFDKILQEDHIFDQLEGGNEDAAAAAPPAVYTAQTPDGPVTLFPFTRDAYFVFSDLCALANGEPASFLQLSTLPKPFVLELLESVLTNHARLFSARTATNAPRHPELLYILRSAMCPLLLKVLSDPPAFSVYVRTMRLILLLLRQFSEELVLEIEILLRMVLSTAQPDKNVLLWHRVLALEVLRSLCADGYFMRRVWRWYDAGPRDKPRVPVFAHLVETLRDAARDAASQLATNPSLAAARDQMPATPRQSMDTYTLYGAASAAVAGVRNAAEGLLSVRTESFTAQSVPPTQLLDQLDKTEPPTAGSAQLPILYPASLVLWAHVLLAQSLAYTVVRQYAEVYADTLTAPPAMEAHGTELAAVYGMLRMGARPLNESMNFFLTVQSTDYLFEQTLLAVTNLAKATGMLALDKERDLVLATLSDLAVPASALGGQPVEARNLACQAALADVAVALAGSLHARWRSLLRCLLQALALLRTESWAQEISAPNVRPMQPVPPGGLADEVHGRAVLTTLAPAALEPRAMRAKLGCVFAYAVRLDHAAYIEFVEILAQFLVDAVRRSSTSKEYVTVILHEMQHVALRDLARMKAPDDAQGALADAPAWTAFSASLFTAMEGAETPQAYRLQAASVLDTVLEALLRAHPSEQRTVFASLAKQSIADHRATMTDVSIRKAGIDLLQSILAAHAHRLQHTWDLVFFMCRAAAQDAPQMHAQGTSPVPLLKAAFSCVRFVCTDHLAALTDAELILCIESLPSFSMQEEDMNIALASNGVLWDITADVHRRQLHSKSGVPDMWFFFLQCMRTVTGVAVADVRNSAIANLFQVLIQYNASLPPQEWPRIFSEILFPLLDELNTQVQRDEGASLSAILAFQGTAKILRAALERNMGDDAPRIWRMLLDRMYDAYVQAPPNVAQVALDAMAVLFQTHALQQAALWRAAWAVWVKMGAARKDATLANLVTVVGMLGALYPCLLAEPRAEQVDELIGTLEICVQRGIAISDVPNAKLLLRLMDGAQSALLRLPSCDTTPALVLQSLGRYVGYALEAIDQTLRSPPLYRLRFQLAKQLLARWQEGYLARPSDAQLYGAPVFEMLHTLCTPLRAINAADEAPHVAMLASEVLYHIAHLGTHIVVATLPDRALYWRRLLACFSVALHAYTQWITRDADDAEQASCVRLLHALEYDVLPVLGADPPGYEALDLCLSSMVDATHHTTHPGFGTVRERCVYWTFDTLFSMCRIQNDASVGHRLVAVLVVPRVLDRTKGIMNAYLSDHRVSGAMPFPRVRIEEMNYTLYNLLHTRLFRGCLFLALRTSDPMEINDALHDVQTHANVCAAPLASPTGHVVYLAEQLEAAAAMRPTASATTQKGAIGTSVAPLARSHFAHDIPHALLERFTQPPTLHTDPATLAHAFSRLLRAAVLAQASREPGTIVHLLLRWRTWLADVPGPPSRSFVLGNLPDLMERDMVPVFLDWRSKYGDAIRVWGMFGEPRLLLTDPVGLDHVFKKRPYVYPKVQIVRDLLGSLMGNGLLLAEGDVHRRQKRAIQPGFAPRAVRNVTSAFDRYAHKLGDLLQQHCERNACIDMLPMLSSATLDALGTAALGVEFRTLDGMQAASDGNAYATHPLTASFTHVLTIAMQTSVARNVLDALSMHFPCLRSLPIGTKSSAFLEETNKLFVLADEIVANAKAAARSGADGATRPDIFSSLLRANTNTALSKEEQHTILDRTTLTDPELAAQISTFIFAGHETTATQLTWLFLMLAENQAAQETLRAEIRTYRTSLGLDPVPGTGENARDLTAEELDALPYLDWCIREALRLQPAIHTTSRSATELDFIPLSNGGSVRMEKDTLVLIPIAAISQAPVLWGSDPHKFRPERWAEPLEGARLFPAMGGLAFLQGARGCIGARFAVAEMKSFVSILANRFLFASDHRRIIPKRWVVSRPFDMQTQRVGCKLRVARAP; the protein is encoded by the exons atgccgcagcgcatAGTCTCGgagctgcaggcgctgcttgcggaaACGCGGCGAAAGCACCCCGATGTGCGCCAGGCGTGTGAGGCTGCACTGAAGCAAATATCTCTTGATGACCCGGCCAAAGCACTCGAGACATTAACGTCGAGCGAGCCGATACAACAAGAGCTGGTCGATGCGGTCGTCGCTGGATGCGGCACAAGGACGTCGAAAGTGGCGCTAAATGCACTGTCATTGCTGCATAGATGCGTTATGTTGCACGTTATTCCCACCGCTTCGCTCGGTACCATCATCGAGACTCTGCACGGCCTACCGCACCTGCGCGCGGACGTCGACGTACAGTTTAAAATCCTGCAGACGGTGAGTGCCTTGCTGGTGGCATATCCCCAAATTTCGTCCAATCTGCTATCACGCACCCTAATGCTGTGTTTTGTGCAGTatgagcatgcgcgcgtgccggTGGTGAGCTCTACCGCTGCCGCGACGCTCCGCCAGAATATCATGACTATTTTTGACAAGATCCTGCAAGAAGACCATATTTTTGACCAGCTAGAAGGCGGAAATGAggacgcagcggcggccgcgccgccggccgTGTATACCGCGCAGACGCCCGACGGCCCTGTCACATTATTCCCCTTtacgcgcgacgcgtacTTTGTCTTTAGCGACTTGTGTGCGCTGGCAAATGGCGAGCCCGCGAGCTTCTTGCAGCTCTCCACGCTCCCCAAGCCTTTTGTGCTGGAGCTCTTGGAGAGTGTTTTGACGAACCACGCGCGTctcttttccgcgcgcactgcaaCCAACGCCCCGCGCCATCCAGAGCTCTTGTAcatcttgcgcagcgccatgtGCCCATTACTGCTCAAAGTATTGAGCGATCCGCCTGCATTTAGTGTGTATGTGCGCACGATGCGTCTCATACTCCTGCTCCTCCGCCAGTTTAGCGAGGAGCTTGTGCTGGAGATTGAAatcttgctgcgcatggtactcagcaccgcgcagccCGACAAGAATGTCTTGCTTTGGCACCGAGTGCTTGCACTGGAAGTGCTGCGCAGTTTGTGTGCGGATGGCTACTTTATGCGCAGAGTATGGCGCTGGTACGATGCAGGGCCGCGGGACAAGCCGCGCGTTCCCGTGTTTGCACACCTCGTCGAGAcattgcgcgacgccgctcgcgacgctgcgtCACAGCTCGCGACCAATCCTtcgctcgccgctgcgcgcgaccaGATGCCAGCCACGCCTCGGCAATCGATGGATACGTATACCTTgtacggcgctgcgagtgccgccgtcgcgggcgtgcgcaatgctgcCGAAGGGCTCTTGAGCGTGCGGACCGAGTCATTCACCGCGCAAAGTGTGCCGCCCACGCAGCTTCTCGACCAGCTGGACAAGACCGAGCCGCCCACGGCAGGATCCGCGCAGCTTCCCATACTGTACCCTGCATCGCTGGTGCTTTGGGCGCATGTGCTCCTTGCGCAGTCCTTGGCATACACTGTAGTGCGGCAGTACGCAGAGGTGTATGCAGACACACTGACGGCACCGCCGGCGATGGAAGCACATGGCACCGAGCTGGCTGCAGTGTATGGAATGCTACGCATGGGAGCGCGCCCTTTGAACGAGTCGATGAATTTTTTCTTGACGGTGCAAAGCACCGACTACTTGTTTGAGCAAACGCTGCTGGCAGTCACAAACCTCGCAAAAGCAACAGGCATGCTTGCACTGGACAAGGAGCGTGATTTGGTGCTCGCGACGCTGAGCGACCTCGCCGTGCCCGCgtcggcgcttggcggccAGCCAGTAGAGGCGCGCAACTTGGCgtgccaagcggcgctcgccgacgtCGCTGTTGCTTTGGCCGGcagcttgcacgcgcgatGGCGATCCTTGCTGCGGTGCCTGCTGCAAGCActcgcgctcttgcgcacgGAAAGCTGGGCGCAAGAGATCAGCGCGCCCAACGTGCGCCCCATGCAGCCAGTTCCTCCTGGCGGCTTGGCCGACGAGGTGCATGGTCGGGCAGTGCTTACTACGCTCGCTCCTGCGGCATTGGAGCcgcgtgcaatgcgcgccaagctgggGTGCGTGTTTGCATACGCCGTCCGCTTGGACCACGCGGCATATATCGAGTTTGTCGAGATCCTCGCCCAGTTCCTCGTGGACGCTGTCCGACGTTCTTCCACCAGCAAGGAGTACGTCACAGTAATTCTGCATGAGATGCAGCAcgtagcgctgcgcgacttggcaCGAATGAAGGCGCCGGACGACGCCCAAGGCGCCCTTGCCGACGCTCCGGCCTGGACGGCGTTCAGCGCCAGTCTCTTTACGGCCATGGAAGGTGCAGAAACGCCGCAGGCGTACCGCTTGCAGGCTGCCAGCGTCCTCGACACTGTCCTTGAGgcattgctgcgcgcacacccgagcgagcagcgcactgtgtttgcatcgctcgcaaAGCAGTCGATTGCCGACCATCGCGCGACAATGACCGACGTAAGCATCCGCAAAGCGGGAATCGATCTTCTCCAGTCcatccttgccgcgcatgctcacCGCCTTCAGCACACCTGGGACCTTGTCTTTTTCATgtgccgtgcagcagcgcaagatgcgccgcagatgCACGCACAAGGAACCTCGCCCGTTCCCCTCCTCAAAGCCGCCTTCTCTTGCGTGCGTTTCGTATGCACGGACCatctcgcggcgctgaccGACGCCGAGCTGATACTGTGCATCGAGAGCCTTCCGAGTTTCAGCATGCAAGAAGAAGACATGAACATTGCACTCGCCTCCAACGGCGTGCTCTGGGACATTACTGCCGATGTGCACCGCCGGCAGCTGCACTCcaagagcggcgtgccggaCATGTGGTTCTTCTTCTtgcagtgcatgcgcaCAGTCACGGGCGTGGCTGTTGCAGATGTGCGCAACAGCGCGATTGCGAACCTGTTCCAAGTGCTCATCCAGTACAATGCATCGCTCCCCCCGCAGGAGTGGCCGCGTATTTTTTCCGAGATCCTCTTTCCcctcctcgacgagctcaaCACGCAGGTGCAAAGAGACGAGGGCGCCTCTTTAAGCGCCATACTCGCATTCCAAGGCACAGCCAAGATcttgcgtgcggcgctggagcgcaacatgggcgacgatgcgccgagGATATGGCGCATGTTGCTCGATCGCATGTACGATGCATACGTGCAGGCACCGCCAAACGTGGCCCAGGTCGCCCTGGACGCCATGGCCGTTCTCTTccaaacgcacgcgctccaacaggccgcgctgtggcgcgctgcgtgggCCGTGTGGGTCAAgatgggcgcggcgcgcaaagacgcGACGCTCGCGAACCTCGTCACCGTCGTGGGAATGCTAGGGGCGCTGTACCCTTGCCTCCTCGCCGAGCCCCGTGCAGAGCAGGTGGATGAGCTGATTGGCACGCTGGAGATCTGTGTCCAACGCGGCATCGCCATTAGCGACGTCCCGAACGCCAAGCTCCTGCTGCGGCTCATGGACGGCgcacaaagcgcgctgcttcgcTTGCCTTCCTGCGATACGACACCAGCTTTGGTGCTGCAGAGTCTGGGCAGGTATGTAGGCTatgcgctcgaggccaTCGACCAAACGCTGCGCTCTCCGCCCCTCTACCGCCTGCGTTTTCAGCtggccaagcagctgctcgcgcgctggcaAGAAGGCTACCTGGCGCGcccaagcgacgcgcaaCTGTACGGCGCACCTGTTTTCGAaatgctgcacacgctgtgcacgccgctgcgcgctaTCAATGCCGCagacgaagcgccgcacgtcgCAATGCTCGCATCCGAAGTACTCTACCACATTGCACACCTCGGCAcgcacatcgtcgtcgccaCGCTGCCGGACCGTGCGTTGTattggcggcgcttgcttgCATGTTTCAGTGTGGCACTGCATGCATATACACAGTGGATCACAAGGGACGCAGACGATGCTGAGCAAGCATCTTGCGTACGACTGCTCCACGCACTCGAATACGACGTACTGCCAGTCCTGGGCGCCGATCCCCCGGGCTACGAGGCTCTGGACCTGTGCCTTTCGAGCATGGTAGATGCGACGCACCACACAACGCATCCAGGGTTCGGGACGGTGCGCGAACGGTGCGTGTACTGGACGTTTGACACGCTCTTTTCCATGTGCCGCATTCAAAACGACGCAAGCGTCGGCCATCGTCTGGTGGCAGTCCTCGTGGTGCCACGGGTGCTGGACCGCACCAAAGGTATCATGAATGCATACCTCTCTGACCACCGTGTGTCTGGCGCGATGCCATTTCCACGGGTACGGATCGAGGAGATGAACTATACCCTGTACAACCTACTGCACACACGTCTATTTCGCGGCTGCCTCTTccttgcgctccgcacCAGTGACCCCATGGAGATTaacgatgcgctgcacgacgtccagacgcacgcaaatgtgtgcgccgcgcccctTGCGTCGCCTACAGGACACGTAGTGTACCTCGCCGAACAACTCGAAGCcgccgcagcgatgcgGCCAACGGCCAGCGCTACGACTCAAAAAGGCGCCATCGGCACAAGTgtagcgccgcttgcacgGTCGCACTTTGCACACGATATCCCACACGCTTTGCTGGAGCGCTTCACACAGCCGCCCACGCTGCACACCGACCCAGCGACACTCGCCCACGCGTTCagccgcttgctgcgcgccgcagtcTTGGCACAGGCGTCACGCGAGC CTGGCACGATTGTCCACTTGCTCTTGCGGTGGCGTACATGGCTTGCCGATGTGCCTGGGCCGCCGTCGCGGTCGTTTGTGCTGGGCAACCTGCCGGATCTGATGGAGCGCGATATGGTGCCTGTATTTCTGGACTGGCGGTCCAAGTACGGCGACGCTATTCGTGTGTGGGGCATGTTTGGGGAGCCGCGCCTCTTGCTCACGGACCCCGTCGGTCTGGACCATGTGTTCAAGAAACGGCCCTACGTGTACCCCAAAGTGCAGATCGTGCGGGACCTGCTGGGAAGTCTTATGGGGAACGGACTGCTTCTTGCAGAGGGCGAtgtgcaccgccgccagAAACGCGCGATCCAACCAGgattcgcgccgcgcgccgtccgTAACGTGACCAGCGCATTTGACCGCTATGCACACAAACTCGGCGATCTCCTCCAGCAGCATTGCGAGCGAAATGCTTGCATCGATATGCTGCCCATGCTCAGCTCCGCAACGCTGGATGCACTGGgtaccgcggcgctgggagTCGAGTTTCGTACGCTCGACGGGATGCAAGCTGCGTCGGACGGCAACGCATACGCAACGCACCCACTCACGGCCTCGTTTACGCACGTCCTCACTATCGCGATGCAAACATCAGTTGCGCGCAACGTTCTCGATGCCTTGTCCATGCATTTTCCCTGCTTGCGGTCCCTGCCCATCGGCACCAAGTCGTCCGCATTCCTCGAGGAAACCAACAAGCTGTTCGTGCTCGCGGACGAAATTGTCGCAAACGCCAaagccgcggcgcgatcCGGGGCAgacggcgcgacgcgccccGATATATTCTCCTcactgctgcgcgccaacaCTAACACCGCCTTGTCCAAGGAAGAGCAGCACACGATCCTCGACCGCACCACGCTCACCGATCCAGAGCTCGCAGCGCAGATCTCCACATTTATATTTGCTGGGCACGAGACGACAGCCACGCAACTGACATGGCTCTTTCTGATGCTCGCAGAGaaccaagcggcgcaagagaCACTGCGGGCAGAAATCCGCACGTACAGGACGTCGCTGGGCCTTGATCCCGTGCCGGGCACGGgcgaaaatgcgcgcgacttgaCCGCAGAAgagctggatgcgctgccGTACCTGGATTGGTGCATTCGAGAAGCCTTGCGCCTTCAGCCTGCCATCCACACTacgtcgcgctctgcgACAGAGCTGGATTTCATCCCATTGTCCAACGGAGGCTCGGTTCGGATGGAGAAGGATACATTGGTGCTTATCCCCATTGCAGCCATCTCACAGGCACCGGTGCTGTGGGGATCCGATCCCCACAAGTTCAGGCCAGAGCGCTGGGCGGAGCCGCTCGagggcgcgcgcttgtttCCTGCCATGGGCGGCCTCGCGTTCTTGCAAGGCGCCCGTGGCTGTATTggagcgcgctttgccgtcGCGGAAATGAAGTCGTTTGTGAGCATCCTCGCGAATCGCTTCCTATTCGCCTCGGACCATCGGCGCATCATCCCCAAGCGCTGGGTCGTGTCGCGCCCATTTGATATGCAGACACAACGTGTCGGGTGCAAGCTTCGCGTCGCCCGTGCGCCATAG
- the RPT3 gene encoding 26S proteasome regulatory subunit 6B (EggNog:ENOG503NUMF; COG:O) — protein sequence MEEIGIQPAHTEASTSVAPAYNGRDAFLHFKKQQQQLEFLNTMEEYVKDEQRNLKRELVRAQDEVKRIQSVPLVIGQFLEPIDQMTGIVGSTTGSNYVVRILSTIDRELLRAGSSVALHRHSNSLVEVLPPEADSSIVMMSASERPTETYQDIGGLDVQKQEIREAVELPLVQFDLYRQIGIDPPRGVLLYGPPGTGKTMLVKAVANATTASFIRVVGSEFVQKYLGEGPRMVRDVFRLARENAPSIIFIDEIDAIATKRFDAQTGADREVQRILLELLTQMDGFDQGSNVKVIMATNRADTLDPALLRPGRLDRKIEFPLSSRREKRLIFQTITSRMNLSPDVDLEDYVNRPDKLSSAEIASVCQAAGLQAVRKNRYVVLPVDFDEAIKQIAKKPDDGRMAFYQ from the exons ATGGAGGAAATCGGTATCCAGCCAGCGCATACAGAGGCCTCGACTTCTGTGGCACCGGCATACAATGGCCGTGATGCGTTCCTGCACTTTAAGAaacagcagcagcagctcgagtTCCTCAACACGATGGAAGAATAtgtg AaagacgagcagcgcaaccTGAAACgcgagcttgtgcgcgcacagGATGAAGTGAAACGCATCCAGTCCGTACCGCTCGTCATCGGCCAGTTTCTGGAACCGATCGACCAAATGACCGGGATTGTGGGCTCGACTACTGGATCGAACTACGTAGTGCGCATCCTCTCCACAATTGACCGCGAGCTCCTGCGTGCgggcagcagcgtcgcttTGCACCGCCACTCGAACTCCCTCGTCGAGGTCCTGCCACCCGAAGCGGATTCGAGTATTGTGATGATGAGTGCGAGCGAGCGTCCGACCGAGACGTACCAGGATATCGGTGGTCTGGACGTGCAAAAACAAGAGATTCGTGAAGCAGTAGAGCTTCCTCTAGTGCAGTTCGATCTGTACCGCCAGATTGGTATTGATCCACCGCGCGGAGTGCTCCTGTATGGCCCGCCCGGCACGGGTAAAACAATGCTTGTCAAGGCCGTTGCGAATGCCACCACCGCGTCCTTTATCCGCGTCGTCGGCTCCGAATTTGTGCAGAAATACCTTGGCGAGGGCCCCCGCATGGTGCGCGATGTTTTCCGactcgcgcgcgaaaacGCGCCGTCTATTATTTTCATCGACGAAATCGACGCGATTGCGACCAAGCGTTTCGATGCACAGACCGGTGCGGACCGTGAAGTGCAGCGTATTTTACTTGAGCTCCTCACACAAATGGACGGTTTCGACCAGGGCAGCAATGTCAAGGTGATCATGGCGACGAACCGTGCGGACACACTGGACCCTGCGCTACTGCGCCCTGGCCGTTTGGACCGCAAGATTGAATTCCCGCTTTCCTCGCGCCGTGAAAAGCGGTTGATTTTCCAGACGATTACGAGCCGCATGAATTTGAGCCCCGACGTGGACTTGGAAGACTACGTGAACCGGCCGGATAAGCTGTCGAGCGCTGAAATCGCCTCTGTTTGCCAAGCTGCAGGGCTGCAAGCAGTGCGCAAGAACCGCTACGTGGTGCTTCCTGTCGACTTTGACGAGGCCATCAAGCAGATTGCCAAAAAGCCGGACGACGGGCGCATGGCGTTTTACCAGTAG
- a CDS encoding uncharacterized protein (EggNog:ENOG503Q1EE; COG:S) — protein MLHRALVRAAAPLHSPTLFRTVASAAGTNDEAILAHVKQRWKQARLAKDAQTATVLGGILTDLQYAGKAKQQANQKPPSIVKMLQKGIKKRTDAAKVFRNATPQPRMDLAEKEEGEIALLQELLPK, from the exons atgctgcaccgcgcttTGGTacgcgctgccgcgcccCTGCATTCTCCAACACTCTTTCGGACTGTGGCAAGTGCTGCGGGTACAAACGATGAAGCGATCCTTGCTCACgtcaagcagcgctggaagcaggcgcgcctcgcgaaAGATGCACAGACAGCGACGGTGCTGGGC GGGATCCTTACCGACTTGCAGTACGCTGGCAAGGCGAAGCAACAGGCGAATCAAAAGCCGCCGTCGATCGTAAAGATGCTGCAAAAGGGCATCAAGAAACGCACGGATGCAGCCAAGGTATTCCGGAATGCAACGCCGCAGCCGCGTATGGATTTGGCAGAGAAAGAGGAGGGCGAAATTGCCTTGCTACAGGAGCTGCTGCCTAAGTAG
- a CDS encoding uncharacterized protein (TransMembrane:1 (o450-471i)) encodes MAREEVVRRLFREHGGVLSSAALVDVLNAYEKEVHVPLMPAPLLARLEAFVSANADLEIDCDAFLGLVRSLDAAGSERESVSGSEYDDTLLENSMDLLSASPDTTMQSEPPVTPAKHRGLQGDVYVSPQIMRSAFSEHDLLKNHSQDPGRSAVLRKLAKVNDALERLQMEHDHLAAEKNKLDVAHAHVQKELGAVRRDLCAALAADSLQKARIAELEHLAEVHEKETHAREAAVKRAASDLEDHTAMVRRLESDAQAHGAELAHLQRVCEEYAGEMAALHTTCDAQRDAIGGLEGTITVLEDANAAAERLRKEYDTFRTIHQDLESELALLREARADDAPVLALELGVLALGEGEGCVDAERTDPIEKGPHLLCARDTQVTEPDPKCEPDRMDAGQDSLSKEAASEEPRQHTPLSPALQGRDKHDNPPSAHATRHIFYCKPIISIHRRAVAQRAALVLFGVWLGLWVYYFLIRTASLRPFAALDKSWHDVNMLFDPQVRGEGAMYTLHVT; translated from the coding sequence atggcgcgcgaggaggTCGTTCGCCGCCTGTTTCgcgagcacggcggcgtgctgaGCAGTGCGGCGTTGGTGGACGTGCTCAATGCGTACGAGAAAGAGGTGCATGTGCCGCTcatgcctgcgccgctgctcgcgcggtTGGAAGCGTTTGTTTCTGCGAATGCGGACCTTGAAATCGACTGCGACGCGTTCCTCGGGCTCGTGCGCTCGCTGGATGCGGCAGGGTCGGAGCGCGAGTCTGTAAGTGGGTCGGAGTACGACGATACATTGCTGGAGAATAGCATGGATCTGCTGAGCGCGTCGCCAGACACGACGATGCAGTCGGAGCCGCCTGTGACACCGGCAAAGCATCGCGGTCTGCAGGGCGATGTGTATGTCTCGCCACAGatcatgcgcagcgcattttCGGAGCATGATTTGCTCAAGAATCACTCGCAGGATCCTGGACGCTCCGCGGttctgcgcaagctggcAAAGGTCAAtgacgcgctcgagcggcTTCAAATGGAGCACGACCACCTGGCCGCAGAGAAGAACAAGCTTGATGTTGCGCATGCACATGTACAGAAAGAGCTTGgggcagtgcgccgcgatttgtgtgcggcgctggcagCAGACTCGCTGCAAAAGGCACGGATCGCCGAATTGGAGCACCTCGCTGAGGTGCATGAGAAGGAGacacacgcgcgcgaggcagcTGTGAAACGGGCTGCGTCGGATTTGGAGGATCATACTGCCatggtgcggcgcttggaatcggatgcacaggcgcatGGGGCGGAGCTCGCGCATCTGCAGCGTGTATGCGAAGAGTACGCCGGTGAAATGGCTGCTTTACATACGACGTGCGACGCACAACGCGATGCGATTGGGGGGCTTGAGGGTACAATTACCGTGCTGGAGGATGCAAATGCAGCCGCGgagcgtttgcgcaaagAGTACGACACATTCCGTACGATTCACCAGGATTTGGAGTCGGAGTTggctttgctgcgcgaggctCGTGCTGATGATGCACCGGTGCTTGCACTGGAACTTGGTGTACTGGCGCTGGGAGAGGGAGAGGGGTGCGTcgatgcagagcgcacGGACCCCATAGAGAAAGGGCCACACTTGCTTTGTGCACGGGATACGCAAGTGACCGAACCGGACCCCAAGTGCGAACCGGATCGAATGGATGCGGGGCAGGACTCTTTGAGCAAAGAGGCCGCGAGCGAAGAACCCCGCCAACACACTCCTCTCAGCCCAGCCTTACAGGGGCGTGACAAACACGACAATCCGCCGTCCGCTCACGCCACACGCCACATTTTCTATTGCAAACCCATCATCTCCATACACCGCCGGGCCGTAgcccagcgcgctgcattggTCCTTTTCGGCGTATGGCTTGGACTTTGGGTCTACTATTTTCTCATACGCACCGCTTCCCTTCGCCCATTCGCTGCACTTGACAAGAGCTGGCACGATGTCAATATGCTCTTTGACCCCCAAGTGCGTGGCGAAGGAGCTATGTACACTTTGCACGTAACATGA